One Saccharopolyspora erythraea NRRL 2338 genomic region harbors:
- a CDS encoding type 1 glutamine amidotransferase domain-containing protein, with the protein MAADLNGRRIAVLATDGVEQVEYEQPRQAVEQAGGQVSLVSVHDGEIQAMNGDIDKGDRFTVDAKVSDVSPDDFDGLVLPGGTINPDRLRIDADAVGFVRSFVQQGKPVGAICHGPWTLVEADVVRGRRVTSFPSIRTDLRNAGAEVVDEQVVTDQGLVTSRNPDDLHAFCSKIVEEFAEGRHRAAAGA; encoded by the coding sequence GTGGCCGCGGATCTGAACGGCCGCAGGATCGCGGTGCTGGCCACGGACGGCGTCGAGCAGGTCGAGTACGAACAGCCCCGGCAGGCCGTCGAACAGGCCGGTGGCCAGGTGAGCCTGGTGTCGGTGCACGACGGCGAGATCCAGGCGATGAACGGCGACATCGACAAGGGCGACCGGTTCACCGTCGACGCGAAGGTGTCCGACGTCTCACCCGACGACTTCGACGGGTTGGTCCTGCCCGGCGGCACGATCAACCCCGACCGGCTGCGGATCGACGCGGACGCCGTGGGTTTCGTGCGCTCGTTCGTCCAGCAGGGCAAGCCGGTCGGCGCGATCTGCCACGGCCCCTGGACGCTGGTCGAGGCCGATGTGGTGCGGGGGCGCAGGGTCACGTCGTTCCCGAGCATCCGCACGGACCTGCGCAACGCCGGCGCCGAGGTCGTGGACGAGCAGGTCGTCACCGACCAGGGCCTTGTCACCAGCCGCAACCCCGATGACCTGCACGCGTTCTGCTCCAAGATCGTCGAGGAGTTCGCCGAAGGCCGGCACCGCGCCGCCGCGGGGGCCTGA
- a CDS encoding aspartate/glutamate racemase family protein has product MRTIGMLGGMSWESSAHYYRLANELVAERLGGLHSVRCLLLSVDFAEIEALQAGGRWDEAGALLVRAAKQIETAGADLLVLCTNTMHKVADQIEAAIEIPLLHLADTTATAVTAAGLQVVGLLGTAFTMEQDFYRDRLSGHRLTVLVPEREDRALVHSVIYDELCRGIVSETSRAAYRRVIDRLVAAGAQGVVLGCTEIELLISQEDSPVPVFPTTRLHVEAAVDKALATP; this is encoded by the coding sequence GTGCGCACGATCGGGATGCTGGGCGGGATGAGCTGGGAGTCCAGCGCGCACTACTACCGGCTGGCCAACGAGCTGGTGGCGGAACGCCTCGGCGGACTGCACTCGGTTCGCTGCCTGCTGCTCTCGGTCGACTTCGCCGAGATCGAGGCGCTGCAGGCCGGCGGCCGGTGGGACGAGGCGGGCGCGCTGCTGGTCCGCGCGGCCAAGCAGATCGAGACGGCCGGCGCGGACCTTCTGGTGTTGTGCACCAACACGATGCACAAGGTCGCCGACCAGATCGAGGCCGCGATCGAGATCCCCCTGCTGCACCTGGCCGACACCACCGCGACCGCCGTGACGGCAGCCGGGTTGCAAGTGGTCGGGTTGCTGGGCACGGCGTTCACCATGGAGCAGGACTTCTACCGCGACCGGCTTTCCGGCCACCGGCTCACCGTGCTGGTCCCCGAACGCGAGGATCGGGCCCTGGTGCATTCGGTGATCTATGACGAGCTGTGCCGGGGCATCGTCTCCGAGACCTCCCGCGCGGCCTACCGCCGGGTGATCGACCGTCTCGTCGCCGCGGGCGCGCAAGGCGTGGTGCTGGGCTGCACCGAGATCGAGCTGCTGATCAGCCAGGAGGACAGTCCCGTCCCCGTCTTCCCGACCACGCGGCTGCACGTCGAAGCCGCCGTCGACAAGGCGTTGGCCACGCCCTGA
- a CDS encoding SRPBCC family protein, translated as MDPLEEFPGFTRKVTGVRQLSDTTVAWSAKIFLSRRSWEATIVEQVPDDHITWKIARAGTRVDGTVTFQEQAPGMTRVQLVLAYRPRGFLERTANLWRAQGRRVRSDFRHVKRHMMTRTILRPDRSGGGAARSATARSSGPARRRSARRRSARRRSPGLARAHQARFPTGR; from the coding sequence GTGGACCCGCTCGAGGAGTTCCCGGGCTTCACCAGGAAGGTCACCGGTGTGCGGCAGCTCAGCGACACCACGGTGGCCTGGAGCGCGAAGATCTTCCTCTCGCGCCGGAGCTGGGAGGCGACCATCGTCGAGCAGGTTCCCGACGACCACATCACGTGGAAGATCGCACGGGCGGGAACCCGCGTCGACGGCACCGTGACCTTCCAGGAGCAGGCGCCGGGGATGACCCGCGTCCAGCTCGTGCTGGCCTACCGCCCGCGCGGGTTCCTCGAGCGGACCGCCAACCTCTGGCGTGCGCAGGGCAGACGGGTGCGTTCGGACTTCAGGCACGTCAAGCGGCACATGATGACCCGCACGATCCTCCGGCCCGACAGGTCGGGGGGTGGCGCGGCGAGATCCGCGACCGCGAGGTCGTCCGGACCCGCGAGGAGGCGATCCGCGAGGAGGCGATCCGCGAGGAGACGGAGCCCGGGACTCGCCCGCGCTCACCAGGCCAGGTTCCCGACGGGCCGGTAG